From Girardinichthys multiradiatus isolate DD_20200921_A chromosome 3, DD_fGirMul_XY1, whole genome shotgun sequence, the proteins below share one genomic window:
- the LOC124865775 gene encoding GON-4-like protein — protein MTRSRLKQAVQQGQHLNWGLSALSTVKPPQFVDIDLEDGEDSSDEEYCPDEEEEEEDTAEEDIHTGQQSLTDCNQTEDPNIPPPQGLGTQTHLRTATTYTLKRPRSCPLPDTCRSTPLVG, from the exons ATGACCCGGTCCAGGCTGAAACAGGCTGTACAGCAGGGACAG CATCTGAACTGGGGCCTATCAGCTCTGAGCACAGTTAAG CCTCCTCAGTTTGTCGACATCGAtcttgaggatggtgaggacTCCTCTGATGAAGAGTATTGtcctgatgaagaggaggaggaggaggacacaGCTGAGGAG GACATTCATACTGGGCAACAATCCCTCACAGACTGCAACCAAACAGAGGATCCCAACATCCCCCCCCCACAAGGCCTAGGGACACAAACCCATCTAAGGACTGCAACCACCTATACTTTGAAGAGGCCCAGGAGTTGCCCCCTTCCGGACACCTGTCGGAGCACACCCCTCGTAGGCTGA